From a single Fulvivirga ulvae genomic region:
- a CDS encoding enoyl-CoA hydratase/isomerase family protein codes for MSLYQNLTEEIRNGILTLTVSRPEHLNALNTSTIEELRTAIQDVYDNKEIKGCIITGEGSKSFVAGADIKEIAELNELNARKFAENGQEVFSLIEQCEKPIIAAINGFALGGGCELAMACHIRIASENAKFGQPEVNLGIIPGYGGTQRLTQLVGKGKALELMTTGDMITAQDAKSIGLVNHVVETKEELMELSNKIMSKIISKAPLAVGMVINCVNAYYSSEENGFQAEANFFSNCTKTEDFHEGTKAFIEKRKPEFKGE; via the coding sequence ATGAGTTTATATCAAAACCTGACTGAGGAAATTCGCAATGGGATTCTCACTCTGACTGTATCAAGACCTGAACACCTTAATGCGCTAAATACTTCTACTATTGAGGAACTTAGGACCGCTATTCAAGATGTATATGATAACAAGGAGATTAAAGGGTGCATCATTACCGGTGAAGGCAGCAAATCTTTTGTGGCTGGTGCTGACATTAAGGAAATCGCTGAGCTTAATGAGCTTAACGCCAGAAAATTTGCTGAGAATGGTCAGGAAGTATTTTCACTGATAGAGCAATGTGAAAAGCCAATAATTGCAGCTATCAATGGTTTTGCTCTGGGTGGCGGATGTGAACTTGCCATGGCTTGCCATATACGTATAGCATCAGAAAATGCAAAATTCGGTCAGCCTGAGGTAAATCTGGGTATTATTCCCGGCTACGGTGGTACTCAAAGGCTCACTCAACTTGTTGGTAAAGGCAAAGCTCTGGAACTTATGACTACCGGTGATATGATCACCGCCCAGGACGCCAAAAGCATTGGCTTGGTAAACCATGTTGTGGAAACAAAGGAGGAATTGATGGAGCTGAGCAATAAGATCATGAGCAAAATCATTTCAAAAGCCCCTCTGGCAGTCGGCATGGTCATTAATTGCGTTAACGCATACTACTCTTCTGAAGAAAACGGTTTTCAGGCCGAGGCCAACTTCTTCTCTAACTGCACAAAAACCGAAGACTTTCATGAGGGAACCAAAGCTTTTATAGAAAAAAGAAAACCTGAATTTAAAGGCGAGTAA
- a CDS encoding lipopolysaccharide biosynthesis protein, with translation MGKLRSLASQTAVYGISSILGRLLNYALVPLHTQVFPDSEDLGVVTGLYAYVAILIVIYTFGMETAFFRFATKDKLSDTFNAASTTVAVVSTLFSSFIILFASDLAVAAGYPNASTLIIWLAIILWIDSILAIPFARLRLENKARLFATAKMLNIIINVGLQVLFLMVIPFMISNQWPGYQFLNSIYSDSLGIGYIFLANLIANALLVPMLWRSISKIRFRIDWNKLRPMLIYAFPILITGVAGMFNEQLDKILLEQLLPDDFYENLSSTGAVGVYGQTFKLSIFMMLAIQAFRYAGEPFFFSNAKDPDAPNLFARVMHYFVILSMLILVLVSINVDLIGFIFLRNPEYRTALYLVPILLLGKFFYGIYMNLSIWFKLTDKTAYGMYFSIIGAIVTITGNFLLIPYIGYLGCAITSVLCYGCMTLICYIWGQKHYPIPYNFKILFPYFIVSCAFVIMSMSFEYGDFLIDSFIRIIVSIGILAAIYFLEKPRLIKK, from the coding sequence ATGGGCAAGCTGAGAAGTCTGGCGAGTCAAACCGCTGTTTATGGTATTAGCAGTATTCTAGGCAGGCTTCTCAACTATGCTCTGGTACCTCTTCATACTCAGGTATTTCCGGACTCTGAGGATCTTGGTGTTGTTACGGGCCTATACGCCTATGTAGCTATACTGATAGTAATTTATACTTTCGGCATGGAGACAGCGTTTTTCCGTTTTGCCACCAAAGATAAGCTATCCGATACTTTCAATGCTGCCTCCACCACGGTAGCTGTGGTAAGTACATTATTTTCTTCCTTTATCATACTGTTTGCCTCCGATCTGGCAGTTGCAGCTGGCTACCCCAATGCCTCAACGTTAATAATATGGCTGGCCATAATTCTATGGATAGATAGTATATTAGCCATCCCATTTGCGAGGTTAAGACTGGAAAATAAGGCCAGGCTATTTGCTACTGCCAAAATGCTGAACATCATTATCAATGTCGGCCTTCAAGTGCTGTTCCTCATGGTCATCCCTTTTATGATTTCCAATCAATGGCCCGGATACCAATTCCTGAATTCCATTTACAGCGACAGTTTAGGCATTGGATATATATTTCTGGCCAATTTAATAGCCAACGCCCTGCTGGTACCTATGCTTTGGAGGTCAATCTCTAAAATCAGGTTTAGAATAGACTGGAATAAGCTCAGGCCTATGCTTATTTATGCCTTTCCAATTCTGATCACCGGAGTTGCGGGTATGTTTAATGAACAGCTGGATAAAATTCTTTTGGAACAGTTGCTTCCGGATGATTTTTATGAAAACCTTTCAAGTACAGGTGCGGTGGGAGTTTATGGGCAGACATTCAAGTTAAGTATTTTCATGATGCTAGCCATCCAGGCATTTCGCTACGCAGGAGAGCCTTTTTTTTTCAGCAACGCCAAGGATCCTGACGCTCCCAATCTTTTTGCGCGGGTCATGCATTATTTTGTGATCTTAAGCATGCTTATACTGGTGCTTGTTAGTATCAATGTTGACCTCATCGGTTTCATATTCCTTCGCAACCCCGAATATCGGACTGCCCTGTATCTGGTACCTATATTACTGCTCGGAAAGTTCTTCTATGGCATCTATATGAACCTGAGTATATGGTTTAAGCTAACAGACAAAACCGCCTATGGAATGTACTTCAGTATCATTGGTGCCATTGTGACCATTACAGGAAATTTTCTACTTATTCCTTATATTGGATATTTGGGCTGTGCTATTACTTCCGTACTTTGCTATGGCTGCATGACCCTTATCTGCTACATTTGGGGACAAAAACACTACCCTATTCCTTATAATTTCAAAATATTATTTCCATATTTCATCGTTTCATGTGCCTTTGTCATAATGTCCATGTCATTTGAATATGGTGATTTCTTGATAGATAGCTTTATTCGCATTATTGTTTCAATTGGAATCCTTGCAGCTATCTACTTTTTGGAAAAACCTCGTTTGATTAAAAAATAG
- a CDS encoding sugar phosphate nucleotidyltransferase, whose protein sequence is MNIIIPMAGRGTRLRPHTLTVPKPLMPIAGKPIVQRLVEDIAKVSDTSIEKIGFIIGRDFGKDVEENLKKIAASVGGEGRIYYQDEKLGTAHAILCAQELLAGNVIVAFADTLFRADFKMDASKDGIIWVQQVDDPSAFGVIKVDNDQIITDFVEKPETFVSDLAIIGIYYFKDGEFLKKEMQYLIDNNIKDKGEFQLTNALENMKKKGAKFSPGQVSEWLDCGNKDATVYTNKRYLEFIKDSDLVAKTVQKKNSVIIPPVFIGENVILENSVIGPHVSIGENTIIKSSVIQNSIIQTNSEVNNANFKNSILGNFVSFEGKSDDLSLGDYNSVQ, encoded by the coding sequence ATGAATATAATAATACCTATGGCCGGAAGGGGTACAAGATTACGCCCTCATACATTAACAGTTCCCAAACCATTAATGCCCATCGCCGGCAAACCCATTGTTCAGCGTCTGGTGGAAGATATTGCTAAAGTAAGTGATACATCCATCGAAAAAATCGGCTTTATTATAGGCAGGGATTTTGGCAAAGACGTGGAAGAAAATCTCAAAAAAATAGCAGCTTCTGTAGGTGGTGAAGGACGCATTTACTACCAGGATGAAAAGTTGGGTACAGCTCACGCCATTTTGTGTGCTCAGGAGCTTTTGGCAGGCAATGTAATTGTGGCCTTTGCTGATACCCTTTTCAGAGCCGACTTTAAAATGGATGCCTCTAAAGATGGTATTATTTGGGTGCAGCAAGTAGATGATCCATCAGCCTTTGGTGTCATTAAGGTTGACAATGATCAAATCATCACCGACTTCGTTGAAAAACCTGAGACTTTTGTATCCGATCTGGCCATCATTGGTATTTACTATTTTAAGGATGGTGAATTTCTTAAAAAAGAAATGCAGTACCTGATCGATAATAACATTAAGGATAAAGGCGAATTCCAGTTGACGAATGCACTGGAGAACATGAAAAAGAAGGGTGCTAAATTTAGCCCCGGTCAGGTATCAGAATGGTTGGATTGTGGAAATAAAGATGCTACAGTTTACACCAACAAAAGATATCTTGAGTTCATTAAAGACTCCGATTTAGTAGCCAAAACCGTTCAAAAGAAAAATTCCGTAATTATCCCACCTGTATTTATAGGAGAAAACGTGATTTTAGAGAACTCAGTCATTGGTCCTCACGTTTCGATAGGTGAAAATACTATAATCAAGAGTTCTGTCATCCAAAATTCTATCATTCAGACAAATAGCGAAGTGAACAACGCTAACTTCAAAAACTCAATATTGGGAAATTTCGTTAGTTTTGAAGGTAAATCTGATGATCTGAGCCTGGGGGATTATAACTCCGTACAGTAA
- a CDS encoding tetratricopeptide repeat protein encodes MGFSKHYIAVIFCSLISAISLHDASGQKTKNKNDISDSKLREAEFYFTEGEKYFILEDYAKALVLFQKSLEVTPDNATIYYKIAQILAQGNELEKALAHIKEALSLDQDNKYFYVLAADIYTQLGDFSHAADTYEEMIGRLDNTDQYLFELAAIYIYQQRYDDALSTYNKIEAAYGISEEIITQKQKIYLQNNNLQKALEEGRRLIEVYPEEEAYILKQAEILISNDQNEEAIVYLKSFIKDHPEATQSLLVLSELQRKKGHVEDAIKNIEQAFKNPDLSVDNKIQLLAEYRVELKPEDLNKFGLQLAKILVEAHPDVADAYTIYGDLLQAIGENNKAKDQYLRSLELDGSNFAVWQNSLQILTELNKMDSVLLISDKALELFPNQGSLYYFSGIAHLQKRHYEEAVAALEHGKRLSSANLALVNAFNSILGDAYNGNQEYDKSAKAFEAALDYDPNNYAVLNNYSYFLALRKDDLEKAEKMSAKAVKDNPDNATFLDTYAWVLYMRGKYKEAKKIIEHAISTGNASAIHYEHYGDILYKLGNVDGAVKQWQVAKGLNPNSELIDKKIADRKLYE; translated from the coding sequence ATGGGTTTTAGCAAACATTATATCGCAGTCATTTTTTGCTCTTTAATTTCAGCAATATCTTTACATGATGCGTCTGGCCAAAAGACAAAAAACAAAAATGACATTTCTGACTCCAAATTAAGGGAGGCAGAATTCTATTTTACAGAAGGAGAGAAGTATTTTATTCTTGAAGATTATGCCAAAGCCCTCGTTCTCTTTCAGAAATCCCTGGAAGTAACACCCGACAATGCTACGATTTACTACAAGATAGCTCAAATACTGGCTCAGGGTAACGAATTAGAAAAGGCCCTGGCTCACATTAAGGAAGCCCTGAGCCTTGACCAGGACAACAAATATTTCTATGTACTTGCTGCTGATATTTACACTCAGCTTGGGGATTTTAGCCATGCAGCTGATACCTATGAAGAAATGATAGGCAGGCTCGATAATACCGACCAGTATCTTTTCGAACTGGCCGCAATTTATATTTATCAACAAAGGTATGATGATGCCTTATCCACCTATAACAAGATAGAAGCTGCGTATGGTATATCAGAGGAGATTATTACACAGAAACAAAAAATCTACTTACAAAACAATAATCTTCAAAAGGCCCTTGAAGAAGGCCGGCGATTAATTGAGGTATACCCTGAAGAGGAAGCATACATTCTAAAGCAGGCAGAAATATTAATTTCAAATGATCAAAATGAAGAGGCGATAGTTTATCTAAAGTCTTTTATTAAAGATCACCCCGAAGCCACTCAATCTTTGCTGGTGCTATCCGAACTTCAAAGAAAAAAAGGCCATGTAGAGGACGCTATTAAAAACATAGAGCAGGCCTTTAAAAACCCAGACCTGAGTGTCGACAATAAAATTCAGCTTCTGGCAGAATACAGGGTTGAGCTGAAGCCGGAAGATTTAAACAAGTTTGGATTACAACTGGCCAAAATTTTGGTAGAAGCTCACCCCGATGTAGCTGACGCCTATACTATTTACGGGGACTTACTACAGGCCATAGGGGAAAATAATAAGGCTAAGGACCAATACTTGCGCTCATTGGAATTAGACGGATCAAACTTCGCTGTATGGCAAAACTCCTTGCAAATACTTACGGAGTTGAATAAAATGGATAGTGTACTGCTTATTTCCGATAAAGCCCTGGAGCTATTTCCTAACCAGGGATCGCTATACTATTTTAGTGGCATTGCTCACCTTCAAAAACGGCACTACGAAGAAGCGGTTGCAGCGCTTGAGCATGGAAAAAGATTATCGTCTGCCAACCTGGCTTTGGTAAATGCTTTCAATAGTATACTGGGAGACGCCTACAATGGCAATCAGGAATATGATAAATCGGCCAAAGCATTTGAAGCTGCTTTAGATTATGATCCTAATAATTATGCGGTACTTAATAACTACAGCTATTTTCTGGCACTTCGAAAAGACGATCTCGAAAAAGCTGAAAAAATGTCGGCTAAAGCCGTAAAGGATAACCCTGATAATGCTACTTTTCTAGACACGTATGCATGGGTACTATACATGAGAGGAAAGTACAAAGAGGCAAAAAAAATAATAGAACATGCTATATCAACAGGTAACGCATCTGCCATACATTATGAACATTATGGAGATATCCTGTATAAATTAGGTAATGTAGATGGAGCTGTAAAGCAGTGGCAAGTTGCAAAAGGCCTCAACCCTAACTCCGAATTGATAGACAAAAAGATAGCTGACCGCAAACTCTATGAATAA
- a CDS encoding DUF4292 domain-containing protein codes for MNKTTALFLTCLLLIISSSCSKRLSGVHWNFLDKNKLDVQQVDFEYFSGKAKINYKDDELDIKAKANIRIKKDSVIWIAFSSVGIQGARCLISKDSITIVNLVKKEYYVFNYDSLTKQFNFDVNYEAIQAAALGNLLVNRNRSDEVIKDESFYILKQQSGSVSLSNYVNPKTMKIERVEMLENPSKNSAVIRYYDFQMVGSHAFPFSEIISLFYKGKSGTLNTVIELEYSKAEIEDKELKFPFNIPKKYERK; via the coding sequence ATGAATAAAACAACAGCCCTCTTTCTCACCTGCTTATTATTGATCATTTCCTCTTCATGTAGTAAGCGCTTATCCGGTGTGCACTGGAATTTCCTCGATAAAAACAAACTTGATGTTCAGCAGGTTGACTTCGAATACTTCTCAGGCAAAGCCAAAATCAACTATAAAGATGACGAACTGGATATAAAAGCCAAGGCCAATATAAGAATTAAGAAAGACAGCGTTATATGGATAGCCTTCTCATCAGTAGGAATTCAGGGCGCGCGATGTCTCATAAGTAAAGATTCAATAACCATAGTTAACCTGGTGAAAAAGGAATATTATGTTTTCAATTACGATTCACTGACCAAGCAGTTTAATTTCGATGTTAATTATGAAGCTATACAGGCTGCCGCGTTAGGTAATTTACTGGTAAACAGGAACCGCTCCGACGAGGTTATTAAGGACGAGAGTTTTTACATTCTCAAACAGCAATCCGGATCGGTTAGCCTAAGCAACTATGTTAATCCTAAAACCATGAAAATCGAACGTGTTGAGATGCTGGAAAATCCCTCAAAAAATTCCGCTGTAATCCGCTATTACGATTTTCAAATGGTTGGTTCTCATGCGTTTCCTTTTTCAGAGATAATTTCATTATTTTACAAAGGCAAGTCCGGCACACTCAATACCGTAATTGAGTTGGAGTACAGCAAGGCCGAAATTGAAGATAAGGAACTAAAATTCCCTTTTAACATTCCAAAAAAATATGAGCGTAAGTAA
- a CDS encoding murein hydrolase activator EnvC family protein, which translates to MSVSKRIFGIFFLLLLFSTSTSIAQKSKAQLQKEKQENLRKIQEAEKILAETAGKKKNTLGQLNALNQRIKTQEDLISSIRKEINLLNEEIEENNQIIASLEDDVKQLKKEYASMVYAAHKANSGFNKLTFIFSAKSFNQFLMRLQYMDQYGKARKKQAEQISKVQETLSSQILLIESKMSEKNILLAEQLEENKSLSSLKQNQSQLVQNLQQQEKSLKQDLEERREAVAKLDKLINDLIKEELEKARKAEKTVTDASVKLSNEFADNKSKLPWPVSGFVSQKFGRHNHPVLKGIVVQSTGINIQTKEKEKVKAIFNGEVRTVAFIPLVGNTVVINHGDYYTVYAGLKDVLVKTGQKVITGQELGEIMTNKDGVSELKFEVRKSVTALDPQQWLNRN; encoded by the coding sequence ATGAGCGTAAGTAAAAGAATTTTTGGAATATTTTTCCTCTTATTACTTTTTAGCACATCCACCTCCATTGCTCAAAAATCCAAAGCCCAGCTTCAGAAAGAGAAGCAGGAAAACCTGAGAAAAATACAGGAAGCGGAGAAAATCCTTGCTGAAACTGCCGGTAAGAAAAAAAATACTCTTGGACAGTTGAACGCACTGAATCAGCGAATTAAAACCCAGGAAGACCTGATCAGCTCCATAAGAAAGGAAATCAACCTGTTGAATGAGGAGATAGAAGAGAATAATCAAATTATTGCATCCCTAGAGGACGATGTGAAGCAATTAAAAAAAGAGTATGCATCCATGGTTTATGCTGCTCATAAAGCCAATAGCGGGTTTAACAAGCTCACATTTATTTTTTCTGCCAAGTCTTTCAATCAATTTTTGATGCGACTGCAATACATGGATCAATACGGCAAAGCCCGTAAAAAACAGGCGGAACAGATCAGTAAAGTTCAGGAAACACTTAGCTCACAAATACTGCTAATTGAAAGTAAGATGTCAGAAAAAAACATCCTTTTGGCAGAGCAGCTGGAAGAAAATAAAAGTCTGTCCAGCTTAAAACAAAATCAAAGCCAATTGGTGCAGAATCTTCAGCAGCAGGAGAAATCCTTAAAGCAGGATCTTGAAGAACGCAGAGAAGCTGTTGCCAAGCTTGACAAACTGATCAATGATCTGATCAAAGAAGAGTTGGAAAAAGCACGTAAGGCAGAAAAGACCGTAACAGATGCCAGTGTTAAGTTATCTAATGAATTTGCCGACAATAAATCTAAACTTCCCTGGCCAGTATCGGGGTTCGTCTCTCAAAAATTTGGAAGGCATAATCACCCTGTACTGAAGGGTATAGTCGTTCAAAGTACCGGTATAAACATTCAAACAAAAGAAAAAGAAAAGGTAAAGGCAATATTCAATGGTGAAGTAAGAACCGTAGCATTTATACCTCTGGTCGGAAACACCGTAGTGATTAATCATGGTGATTATTATACCGTATATGCCGGTTTGAAGGATGTGCTTGTAAAAACAGGGCAAAAGGTGATTACGGGTCAGGAGCTCGGGGAGATTATGACCAATAAAGATGGTGTTTCTGAACTGAAGTTTGAAGTCAGGAAGAGTGTAACAGCACTTGACCCTCAGCAATGGTTAAATCGTAATTAA
- the tatA gene encoding twin-arginine translocase TatA/TatE family subunit: protein MKSLFALGMPGGWEWVIIILVVLIFFGAKKIPELARGLGRGIREFKDATKEIKKDIDDSSKLEDEKK, encoded by the coding sequence ATGAAAAGTTTATTTGCACTAGGCATGCCCGGAGGTTGGGAGTGGGTCATCATCATACTGGTAGTATTGATATTCTTTGGAGCCAAAAAGATTCCAGAACTGGCACGAGGACTGGGTCGTGGTATCAGAGAGTTTAAAGATGCTACCAAAGAGATCAAAAAGGATATTGATGATTCATCAAAATTAGAGGACGAAAAAAAATAA
- the gatA gene encoding Asp-tRNA(Asn)/Glu-tRNA(Gln) amidotransferase subunit GatA, with the protein MKKYTSLSLIQKDLKAGSVTCAELVNYYLGNIHSKKHLNAFLEVYDNEARQKALEVDQKLKEGTAGRLAGMVIALKDVLCHTDHGLQASSKILNGFESQFNGTAVQRLIDEDAIIIGRNNCDEFAMGSSNENSAFGPVLNDADNERVPGGSSGGSAVAVQADMCLVSLGSDTGGSVRQPAAFCGILGLKPTYSRISRHGLIAYGSSFDCIGLFSKNVEDMAITLEVIAGKDEFDSTVSTKPVEAYSVSKFDSSKKIKVAYIKETLETEGISEDIRLKTREALERLRADGHTIEAVDFPWLAYLLPTYYILTTAEASSNLSRFDGVKYGFRSPNTSDLESMYKKTRTEGFGEEVKRRIMLGTFVLSASYYDAYYTKAQKVRRIIREYTKEILSKYDFIIMPTTPTTAFKLGEHSEDPLEMYLADLFTVQSSVSGLPAISIPNGVDGGGLPIGLQIMADDFQENKLLAFSDYLINLN; encoded by the coding sequence TTGAAAAAGTACACCTCCTTAAGTCTTATTCAAAAAGATTTAAAAGCCGGCTCGGTTACTTGCGCCGAACTTGTAAATTACTACTTAGGCAACATTCATTCAAAAAAACATCTGAATGCTTTTTTGGAGGTTTATGATAATGAAGCCAGACAAAAAGCCCTTGAAGTTGACCAAAAATTAAAAGAGGGTACGGCCGGCAGGCTCGCAGGAATGGTAATAGCTTTAAAGGATGTACTCTGTCATACTGACCATGGGCTTCAGGCTTCCAGTAAAATCCTGAACGGATTTGAGTCTCAGTTTAACGGCACCGCTGTACAGCGTCTGATTGACGAAGATGCTATTATTATAGGCCGCAACAACTGCGATGAATTTGCTATGGGGTCTTCCAATGAAAATTCCGCTTTCGGGCCTGTACTAAATGATGCTGACAACGAACGTGTACCGGGTGGCTCTTCCGGAGGGTCAGCTGTTGCGGTCCAGGCAGATATGTGTCTTGTCTCCCTGGGTTCAGATACAGGAGGTTCAGTGAGGCAACCCGCTGCATTTTGTGGTATACTTGGGCTAAAGCCAACATATTCAAGAATATCAAGGCATGGCCTGATTGCTTACGGCTCTTCATTTGACTGTATAGGTTTATTTTCTAAAAATGTAGAAGATATGGCTATTACGCTGGAGGTAATAGCAGGAAAAGATGAGTTTGACAGTACCGTATCAACCAAACCGGTTGAGGCTTATTCAGTATCCAAGTTTGACTCTTCAAAAAAAATAAAAGTAGCCTACATTAAGGAAACTCTGGAAACTGAAGGGATTAGTGAGGACATAAGATTAAAAACCCGGGAGGCACTTGAGAGGCTCAGGGCCGATGGACACACCATAGAGGCTGTAGACTTTCCATGGCTTGCTTATCTGCTTCCTACATATTATATTCTCACCACTGCCGAAGCAAGTTCGAACCTTTCCAGGTTTGATGGTGTTAAATATGGTTTTAGAAGTCCAAATACTTCTGATCTTGAATCTATGTATAAAAAAACACGTACGGAAGGTTTTGGTGAAGAAGTGAAAAGACGGATAATGCTGGGAACCTTTGTTTTAAGTGCAAGCTATTATGACGCTTACTATACAAAGGCTCAGAAAGTACGAAGAATTATCAGAGAGTATACCAAAGAGATACTTTCTAAATATGATTTCATCATTATGCCAACTACTCCCACCACCGCATTTAAGTTGGGAGAGCATAGTGAAGATCCTTTGGAAATGTATCTTGCTGATTTGTTCACCGTACAATCGTCTGTGTCTGGTCTACCTGCTATATCTATTCCCAATGGAGTGGATGGAGGTGGTTTACCAATCGGCCTGCAAATCATGGCCGATGATTTTCAGGAGAATAAATTGCTAGCGTTTTCAGATTATTTAATCAACCTTAATTGA
- a CDS encoding lytic transglycosylase domain-containing protein, producing MRQLLLIALCFFSLKKSEAKFNSYDSLTGPVSLSDTLDNYYFPESDYEFIPADADFDLIKDRLSCIENEIPLHYNNRVHAFVNYFAVKDRDYTRMIIKRKNLYFPLFEKYLKKYGIPEELKYLSIVESGLNPTAVSRAHAVGLWQFMSYTGRHYGLHQDWYIDERMDPEKSTEAACKYLKQLYNMFGDWELAIAAYNTGPGNIRKAIRKSGYKNSFWEIYPYVHRETRAYLPQFIAIAYIMNYAHEHNFIEENLEYRMEADTIHVANYLHFQTFADQVNICVEDLQMLNPGLKRSVIPETKNGYILKVPADIKETFDVNRLAILDSASKVGRKELEHLAVNTIGTTYGREKIVYRVRSGDVLGTIAERYNVRVADIRQWNNLRGNTIRIGQSLNIWQSGNSGTVARTATPIVTSQDGLKMYVVQPGDTLWDISRKFSEISLDELKKMNKLETNNIKPGQKLIVSLK from the coding sequence TTGAGACAACTACTACTAATCGCCTTATGCTTTTTTTCACTCAAGAAAAGTGAAGCAAAATTTAATTCGTACGACTCTTTGACAGGTCCTGTCTCTTTATCTGACACTCTGGATAATTATTACTTTCCCGAATCAGATTACGAGTTTATTCCCGCAGATGCGGATTTTGATCTTATTAAGGATAGATTAAGTTGCATAGAAAACGAGATACCCTTACACTACAATAACAGGGTACATGCTTTTGTAAATTATTTTGCCGTAAAGGACAGGGATTATACCAGAATGATTATCAAAAGGAAGAATCTTTATTTTCCATTATTTGAGAAGTATCTGAAAAAATATGGAATTCCTGAAGAACTAAAATATTTATCAATAGTCGAGTCCGGACTTAATCCAACAGCAGTATCAAGAGCCCATGCCGTAGGACTATGGCAGTTTATGTCTTATACAGGCAGGCATTACGGGCTTCATCAGGACTGGTACATTGACGAAAGAATGGATCCTGAAAAATCCACAGAAGCGGCTTGTAAGTACTTAAAACAACTTTACAACATGTTTGGCGACTGGGAGCTTGCCATAGCTGCTTACAATACCGGACCCGGAAATATCAGAAAAGCTATAAGAAAATCAGGGTACAAAAACTCTTTTTGGGAAATATATCCTTATGTACATAGAGAGACACGGGCTTACCTTCCTCAGTTTATAGCCATAGCGTATATTATGAATTACGCACATGAGCATAATTTCATCGAAGAAAATTTAGAGTACAGAATGGAAGCAGACACTATCCACGTTGCAAATTACCTGCATTTTCAAACATTTGCAGATCAGGTTAACATTTGTGTGGAAGATTTACAGATGCTCAATCCCGGATTAAAACGCAGTGTCATTCCCGAAACCAAGAACGGTTATATACTTAAAGTACCGGCAGATATTAAAGAAACCTTCGATGTAAACAGGCTTGCCATACTTGATTCGGCCAGTAAAGTAGGAAGAAAAGAATTAGAGCATTTGGCCGTGAACACTATAGGCACAACTTATGGGCGTGAAAAAATTGTTTACAGAGTTCGCAGTGGTGACGTACTGGGAACTATAGCCGAAAGGTATAATGTAAGGGTTGCTGATATCAGGCAGTGGAACAATTTGAGAGGTAATACCATTCGTATAGGTCAAAGCCTTAACATATGGCAATCTGGAAACTCAGGAACCGTAGCCAGAACAGCAACACCAATTGTCACTTCTCAGGATGGACTCAAGATGTATGTAGTACAACCTGGTGATACTCTTTGGGATATTTCCAGGAAGTTTTCAGAGATCAGCCTTGATGAGCTCAAGAAAATGAACAAGCTGGAAACCAACAATATAAAGCCCGGTCAAAAACTAATCGTTAGCCTTAAGTAA